ACTCGGGTTAACGCAAAATGAACTTCCGCTGGGTACGTCAGGACATCGTCGGCAGGGTCACGCGGATCACGTCCCCGGCGGCGTCGGTGTCGACGCGTACCCGCTGGCCGAGCCGGAGCAGCCGCAGCCCGGAGGCGTCGAAGGCACGGGCCGGGAAGGACAGCTCGGTGCCGTCGTCGAGCAGCAGCAGCCCGCTGCGGGTCGCCGCGTCGAAGGTCGCCACCGTGCCCTGCATGCCCAGCACCGTACACCGGTGGGGGAGCTCAGCCGGTGAGGCAGCCGGCGGCCAGTCGCGCGGTGCGCGGACCGAGCCCGAGCCGGGCCGCGGCGGCCAGGTCGTCCGGGGTGTCCACGTCGCGGCGCAGGCTGGGCCAGTCACCGTCGAGCGGGCGGGCGCCGCTCGCCGCGTGCGCCGCGGCCGAGCCGGGCCCGAAGCGCGGCCCGAGGGGTACGCCGGCCGGCGCGGTCAGCAGCACGGTCCCGGTGCCCGGCGTGTCGGCCACGAAGCAGCGGACGCCGGGCGGAGCCTCCCGCGCCGCCCGGAGCGCGACCGCCAGCTCGGCCGGACGTAGCGCCGGAAGGTCGGCGGTGATCCCGGCCACTGGGCCGGGCACCTGGGCCGCGCCGTGCCGGAAGGCGCCGTTGAGTCCGGCGTCCGCGACGTCCGCGAGCCACCGCGCGGCAGCCGCCGGGGCCTCGGCCCGGACCCGGACGTCGTCGGTGACCACGAGCACCCCGCCCACCTCGGGACAGGCCCGCACCGCGTCGAGGGTGTCGGCCACGAGCGCCAGCGCCAGCTCCTCGTGGGGTACGCCGGGCAGCCCGCCACGCAGCCGCGACTTCGCGGCGACCAGGCGTTTGACCGGCACCACCACGGTCCAGGGCTGACTCACACCTGTCATCCTGCCAGCCCGGCGGCGGTACCCTCACTGGCCGTACCAGGGGCGAACAGGCATGATTTCGGCTGCGGGCGTCACCGGAGGTCTCCGGTGGGCGGGTCGGGGTGGGCACGAGGAGGCACGGTGGGTCGGCGCAGGCTGGGATTCTGGCAGAGGTTCGCCGTGGTGCTGGTCAAGCCGGCGATGACCGTCTGGACCCGGCGTACCTGGCGGGGCATGGAGCACCTGCCGCAGGACGGCCCGGTGATCATCGTGGCGAACCACATCTCGCACGCCGACCCGCTGGTGTCGGCGCACTTCGTCTACGACGCCGGCCGGTGGCCGCAGTTCCTCGGCAAGGCGAGCGTCTTCAAGGTCCCGGTGGTCGGCTGGATCCTGCACCGGTGCCGCCAGATCCCGGTGGAGCGCGGCTCGGTCGACGCGGTCAAGTCCCTGGAAGCCCTGGTCAAAGCACTGAACGAGGGCGATGCGGTGATCATCTATCCAGAGGGCACCACCAGCCGGGAACCGGACCTGTGGCCGATGAAGGGCAAGACCGGCGCGGCCCGGCTGGCGTTGACCACCGGTGCCCCGGTCGTGCCGGTGGCGATGTGGGGGCCGGAGAAGATCTTCGACCCCCGGCGGGGCAGGCTCAACCCGCGCCCCCGCATCCCGGTGAGCGTGGTGGCCGGGCCGCCGGTCGACCTGAGCCGCTGGGCCGGCGCCACGCCGAGCCGGCAGGTGCTGGAGGAGATGACCGACGTGATCATGCTGCGGGTGCGGGACCTGCTCGCCGAGATCCGGGGCGGCACACCTCCGCCGCTGTGGCAGCGCACCTCTCGCGCCAACGCCGACCGCCCCGAGGCGACGGCATGAGCGAGCGTCAGATTCGTGGCGGCGCGCAGCGAAGCGGAGTGGCGGCATGAGCGAGCGTCGGCGAGTGAATCGGTGGTGTCGGGTGACTCGTGGCGGCGCGCAGCGAAGCGGAGTGGCGGCATGAGCGGACATGTGGCGGTGCTGGGAGCCGGGTCGTGGGGGACGGCGTTCGCCAAGATCCTCGGCGACGCCGGCCGGGACGTCACGATCTGGGCGCGGCGGCAGTCCATCGCCGACGTCCTGCGGGACGAGCGGTGCAATCCGGAGTACCTGCCGG
Above is a window of Verrucosispora sp. NA02020 DNA encoding:
- a CDS encoding 1-acyl-sn-glycerol-3-phosphate acyltransferase; this translates as MGRRRLGFWQRFAVVLVKPAMTVWTRRTWRGMEHLPQDGPVIIVANHISHADPLVSAHFVYDAGRWPQFLGKASVFKVPVVGWILHRCRQIPVERGSVDAVKSLEALVKALNEGDAVIIYPEGTTSREPDLWPMKGKTGAARLALTTGAPVVPVAMWGPEKIFDPRRGRLNPRPRIPVSVVAGPPVDLSRWAGATPSRQVLEEMTDVIMLRVRDLLAEIRGGTPPPLWQRTSRANADRPEATA
- the cofC gene encoding 2-phospho-L-lactate guanylyltransferase is translated as MSQPWTVVVPVKRLVAAKSRLRGGLPGVPHEELALALVADTLDAVRACPEVGGVLVVTDDVRVRAEAPAAAARWLADVADAGLNGAFRHGAAQVPGPVAGITADLPALRPAELAVALRAAREAPPGVRCFVADTPGTGTVLLTAPAGVPLGPRFGPGSAAAHAASGARPLDGDWPSLRRDVDTPDDLAAAARLGLGPRTARLAAGCLTG
- a CDS encoding cold-shock protein; this encodes MQGTVATFDAATRSGLLLLDDGTELSFPARAFDASGLRLLRLGQRVRVDTDAAGDVIRVTLPTMS